One Streptomyces sp. CG4 genomic window, GTACCGAGCGCTCGTCCTGCGCGCTGCGCTCCCGGTGCACCAGACCCGCCCCCTCCAGCCGCTTGACCAGCGGGGACAGCGTGCCGGAGTCGAGCCGCAGATGTTCGCCGAGCTTCTTGACGGGCAGCTCGCCGTGCTCCCACAGCACCAGCATCACCAGGTACTGCGGATAGGTGAGCCCGAGGTCCTTGAGGATCACGCGGTAGACGCCGTTGAAGGCGCGGGACGCGGCATGCAGCGAGAAGCAGATCTGGCGGTCCAGGCGCAGCCACTCGGTGTCGGCGGGGGAGGAAGGAGAGGAGGGCGAGGCGGTCATGCCTCCCAGGGTAGCTCTTGCGAGCCATTTGGTTGTGCACAACTTAATTGTGTGCTCTACTTGTACCCGCAAGCCCGCAACGGACACCGCATCGAGAAGATCGAGAAGGACGGGTCACCATGGACGCGCTCTACACCGCAGTCGCCACCGCCACCCACGGCCGGGACGGCCGCGCCGTCTCCTCCGACGGCAAGATCGACCTGAAGCTGGCCCCGCCGGTGGAGCTGGGCGGCAACGGCGAGGGCACCAACCCCGAGCAGCTCTTCGCCGCCGGATACGCCGCCTGCTTCGGCAGCGCCCTCGGTCTCGTCGGCCGGCAGGCGAAGGTCGACGTCAGCGACGCGGCCGTGACCGCCGAGGTCGGCATCGGCAAGCAGGGCGAGGGCTTCGGGCTGAAGGTGACGCTGCGCGTCGAGCTGCCCGACACCGTGGACCAGGAGACCGGGCGCAAGCTGGTCGAGA contains:
- a CDS encoding MarR family transcriptional regulator; its protein translation is MTASPSSPSSPADTEWLRLDRQICFSLHAASRAFNGVYRVILKDLGLTYPQYLVMLVLWEHGELPVKKLGEHLRLDSGTLSPLVKRLEGAGLVHRERSAQDERSVQVRLTEEGAALRERALRVPRRIMGATGFDLTELADLRERLDRLTTALDAAAVAEAEREAGWARG
- a CDS encoding organic hydroperoxide resistance protein, producing the protein MDALYTAVATATHGRDGRAVSSDGKIDLKLAPPVELGGNGEGTNPEQLFAAGYAACFGSALGLVGRQAKVDVSDAAVTAEVGIGKQGEGFGLKVTLRVELPDTVDQETGRKLVETAHQVCPYSNATRGNIDVDLVIE